A single region of the Thermoanaerobacterium aotearoense genome encodes:
- a CDS encoding S1C family serine protease, with product MDFENEQNKNIGENEIDNFRTDDALGSDDIKGENIDDTQEIKATYGAEESGTYTNPRVEFRSNKKSLGKMVKRFRRRMLVSFVAVALIAALIGGGTVAGIMKYTNLGQQTQVINRYLPLSSSDNNNYSLIANIAKIVSPSVVGIDTSVSYSNGFGSALVPEGSGSGIIIDSQGYIVTNNHVVDGASKITVNLSDGRKFPAQLIGKDSKTDLAVLKINATNLIPAKLGDSSKLEVGDLAVAIGNPLGESFAGTVTAGIISGLNRNLQSDYGPVNLIQTDAAINPGNSGGPLVNSNGEVVGITSVKLTSTGGSDTQDPFGMFQSQSTPVEGMGFAIPINEAKPIIDDLIKHGYVERPMMGVSVQEVTQQDAAQYNIPVGLYIAQVQQGSGADEAGLQAGDVITAVDGTKVQTFDALQSIISKHKVGDTITVTFWRNGRTMSTKVKLMSSSNAQ from the coding sequence ATGGATTTTGAAAATGAACAAAACAAAAATATAGGCGAAAATGAAATAGATAATTTTAGAACTGACGATGCCTTAGGTTCTGATGACATAAAAGGCGAAAATATAGATGACACTCAAGAAATTAAAGCAACATATGGTGCTGAAGAAAGTGGAACCTATACGAATCCAAGGGTAGAATTTAGAAGCAACAAAAAAAGCTTAGGCAAGATGGTAAAAAGATTTAGAAGAAGGATGCTGGTTTCATTTGTGGCTGTTGCATTGATTGCAGCACTTATAGGTGGCGGAACTGTGGCAGGAATCATGAAGTACACTAATTTGGGGCAACAGACACAGGTTATAAATAGGTACTTGCCACTTTCATCATCAGACAACAACAATTACAGCTTGATTGCCAATATAGCTAAAATTGTAAGTCCTTCCGTTGTTGGAATTGATACAAGCGTATCATATTCCAATGGATTTGGCAGCGCACTGGTGCCTGAAGGCAGTGGTTCAGGAATAATCATCGACTCACAAGGCTATATAGTGACAAACAATCATGTTGTGGATGGAGCTTCTAAGATAACAGTAAATTTATCTGATGGCAGAAAGTTCCCTGCACAGCTTATAGGAAAGGATTCAAAGACTGACTTGGCAGTATTGAAGATAAATGCTACAAATTTGATTCCGGCAAAATTGGGTGATTCGTCAAAGCTTGAAGTAGGAGATCTGGCAGTTGCCATAGGAAATCCTCTCGGCGAAAGCTTTGCAGGTACAGTTACAGCAGGCATAATAAGCGGTCTTAACAGAAATCTTCAAAGCGATTACGGACCAGTTAACCTCATTCAGACAGATGCAGCTATAAATCCTGGTAACAGCGGTGGACCTTTGGTCAACAGCAATGGTGAAGTTGTTGGGATAACAAGTGTGAAGTTGACATCAACAGGTGGTTCAGATACTCAAGATCCATTTGGAATGTTCCAGAGCCAAAGCACACCTGTTGAAGGAATGGGATTTGCGATTCCGATAAATGAAGCAAAACCTATAATAGATGACTTGATAAAACATGGATATGTAGAAAGACCAATGATGGGTGTAAGCGTACAGGAAGTAACCCAACAAGATGCAGCGCAGTACAATATACCGGTTGGACTCTATATAGCGCAAGTACAGCAAGGAAGCGGTGCTGATGAAGCTGGACTTCAAGCAGGAGATGTGATAACGGCAGTAGATGGAACAAAAGTACAGACTTTTGATGCACTGCAAAGCATAATATCTAAGCATAAAGTTGGCGACACGATAACTGTTACATTCTGGAGAAATGGCAGAACCATGAGTACAAAAGTAAAGCTTATGAGCAGTTCAAATGCACAATAA
- a CDS encoding sensor histidine kinase produces the protein MSRNRLFRRLLFTNIAIILLTMSILSVLFYIMFENYYFRDKEKIMVEEGKQINTVLNDYLIGDIDIDRLNQDLNVIDRLINASIWVVSTDGRIYIQSKNFEKNWTGVTLSKDDIKSILKGETIVRRGYFGGRFTQPVLTVGFPLVLAGKIQGAIFMHAPIVEMQKTLMDIFFIMLLAIAISIIIAFILISYTSKRISNPLKEMSIATEKMAKGDFSTKINVVDDDEIGDLAKSFNIMSSELGRMDNARKEFVANVSHELRSPLSTIQGYIDGVVDGTIPAEKSKFYLEIAQKETRRMSRLISELLDITKMESGAFPLNISEFDINELIRLTIIKMEARISDKDLMVKVDFESDKEIVEADKDKIEQVLTNLIDNAIKFSNPGGYIHISTEKVKEKVHVKVQNKGKTIPPDEIDHIWDRFYKVDKARSGSPGVGLGLYIVRSIINLHNEDIWATSSDADGTTFTFTLRAKKVKQ, from the coding sequence TTGAGCAGAAATAGGCTCTTTAGAAGGCTGCTTTTCACAAACATTGCAATAATACTGCTTACGATGTCTATACTTTCCGTGCTTTTTTACATCATGTTTGAAAATTATTATTTTCGCGATAAAGAAAAGATAATGGTAGAAGAAGGCAAGCAAATAAATACCGTTTTGAACGATTACCTCATAGGGGACATAGACATTGACAGGCTTAATCAAGATTTGAATGTCATTGACAGGCTTATAAATGCATCGATATGGGTTGTAAGCACAGACGGGCGCATATATATACAGTCGAAGAACTTTGAAAAGAATTGGACAGGTGTCACATTAAGCAAAGATGACATCAAAAGCATTTTAAAAGGTGAGACTATTGTAAGAAGGGGATATTTTGGCGGCAGATTTACGCAGCCTGTTTTGACTGTTGGTTTTCCGCTGGTACTGGCTGGGAAGATTCAAGGTGCCATATTCATGCACGCTCCTATTGTAGAGATGCAGAAAACCTTGATGGACATATTTTTCATAATGCTTTTAGCCATAGCCATATCCATAATAATAGCATTTATACTTATTTCTTATACATCAAAGAGAATCTCTAATCCTTTAAAAGAGATGAGCATTGCAACAGAAAAAATGGCAAAAGGAGATTTTTCAACAAAGATAAACGTTGTAGATGACGACGAAATAGGAGACTTGGCAAAGTCCTTCAACATAATGTCAAGTGAATTGGGAAGGATGGATAATGCCAGAAAAGAGTTTGTGGCTAATGTCTCACACGAGCTTCGCTCGCCTTTGTCAACCATTCAAGGCTATATAGATGGAGTCGTGGATGGGACTATACCTGCAGAGAAATCCAAATTTTATCTTGAGATAGCTCAAAAAGAGACGAGGCGCATGTCCAGATTAATATCTGAACTTTTGGATATAACGAAGATGGAATCAGGGGCTTTCCCTTTAAATATATCAGAATTTGATATAAACGAGCTTATAAGGCTGACCATAATAAAGATGGAAGCAAGGATAAGCGATAAGGATCTCATGGTTAAGGTGGACTTTGAAAGTGACAAAGAAATTGTAGAAGCAGATAAAGACAAGATAGAACAAGTGCTTACTAATTTGATAGATAATGCAATTAAATTTTCAAATCCTGGTGGTTATATACACATATCTACAGAAAAGGTGAAGGAAAAAGTCCATGTAAAAGTCCAAAATAAGGGCAAGACGATACCGCCTGATGAAATTGACCATATATGGGACAGGTTTTACAAAGTTGACAAGGCCAGAAGTGGCAGCCCTGGTGTCGGATTAGGGCTTTATATAGTAAGAAGCATCATAAATCTTCACAATGAGGATATATGGGCTACCAGTAGTGATGCAGACGGAACTACATTTACTTTTACATTGAGGGCGAAAAAAGTTAAGCAGTAA
- a CDS encoding response regulator transcription factor: MGENKKIYIVDDDRNICEIISLYLEKEGFATVKISDGLTALNKIKEELPLLIILDLMLPGIDGMTLCKEVRKFTNVPIIMLTAKGDTFDKVLGLEIGADDYIVKPFDGKELVARVKAVLRRYEHEENDGDSVTYPDLSISLSEYKVKYKGENVDLTPKELELFYFLCTHPNKVFTRDQLLENVWGYEYMGDSRTVDVHIKRLREKIGDGPNWKLTTVWGVGYKFEVK; the protein is encoded by the coding sequence ATGGGCGAAAACAAAAAAATATATATAGTTGACGACGATAGAAATATATGTGAGATAATTTCACTTTATCTTGAAAAGGAAGGCTTTGCAACAGTGAAGATTAGTGACGGGCTTACGGCATTAAACAAAATAAAAGAAGAACTCCCCTTGCTTATTATACTTGATTTGATGCTTCCCGGCATTGATGGAATGACGCTGTGCAAAGAAGTAAGGAAATTTACGAATGTGCCTATTATAATGCTTACAGCAAAAGGCGATACATTTGACAAAGTTTTAGGTCTGGAGATAGGCGCCGACGATTACATCGTAAAGCCTTTTGATGGGAAAGAATTGGTTGCTCGTGTCAAAGCTGTGCTTAGAAGGTATGAGCATGAGGAAAATGATGGCGACAGTGTCACATATCCTGATCTTTCTATAAGCTTAAGCGAGTACAAAGTGAAATACAAAGGTGAAAATGTAGACCTTACACCGAAGGAATTGGAGCTTTTTTACTTTTTGTGCACTCATCCCAATAAGGTCTTTACAAGAGATCAACTGTTAGAAAACGTATGGGGATACGAGTACATGGGCGATAGTCGAACTGTGGATGTACACATAAAACGTTTGAGAGAGAAAATAGGGGATGGTCCGAACTGGAAACTAACAACTGTATGGGGTGTGGGATATAAATTCGAGGTGAAATGA
- a CDS encoding ribose-phosphate diphosphokinase, protein MVRHGGAIKIFSGNSNPELAREIAENLGLTLGDSEVGTFSDGEISVRIKESIRGANVFVVQSTCSPVNDNLMELLIMIDAFKRASAGEITAVIPYYGYARQDRKSKPRDPITAKLVADLITVAGADRVLTMDLHAAQIQGYFNIPVDHLLGGPILAKYFMEKDLGGDVVVVSPDHGSVVRARNFAEKLNAPIAIIDKRRPKANVAEIMNLIGDVRGKIAILVDDLIDTAGTLQQGAQALIDNGAKEVYACATHGVLSGPAIERLMDSPIKELVITDTIPLPEEKKISKIKVRTVAPLLAEAIMRIYEGMSVSKLFV, encoded by the coding sequence GTGGTAAGACACGGAGGAGCAATAAAGATTTTTAGTGGCAACTCAAACCCTGAATTGGCGAGAGAGATTGCCGAAAACTTAGGACTTACATTAGGTGATTCAGAAGTTGGTACATTTAGCGATGGTGAGATAAGCGTAAGGATCAAAGAAAGCATAAGAGGTGCAAATGTATTTGTCGTTCAGTCTACGTGTTCACCAGTAAATGATAACCTTATGGAACTTCTTATAATGATAGATGCATTTAAAAGGGCATCTGCTGGCGAGATAACTGCTGTCATACCTTATTATGGTTATGCCAGACAAGATAGGAAGTCAAAACCGAGAGATCCGATAACAGCAAAGCTGGTTGCTGATCTTATTACAGTTGCAGGTGCCGACAGAGTTCTCACAATGGATCTTCATGCGGCACAGATTCAAGGATATTTCAATATACCAGTTGACCATCTTCTTGGCGGTCCAATACTGGCGAAATATTTCATGGAAAAGGATTTGGGCGGAGATGTGGTGGTTGTATCCCCAGATCACGGAAGTGTAGTAAGAGCAAGGAATTTTGCGGAAAAACTTAATGCGCCTATAGCCATAATAGATAAGAGAAGGCCAAAGGCTAATGTAGCAGAGATAATGAATCTCATAGGTGATGTAAGAGGTAAAATAGCTATATTGGTAGATGATCTTATTGATACAGCAGGGACGCTGCAGCAGGGAGCGCAAGCGCTTATCGACAATGGTGCAAAAGAGGTGTATGCGTGTGCTACACACGGTGTTTTGTCAGGTCCTGCGATAGAAAGGTTGATGGATTCTCCGATAAAAGAATTGGTTATAACAGATACTATTCCACTTCCTGAAGAAAAGAAGATAAGCAAGATAAAGGTAAGGACTGTAGCTCCATTGCTGGCGGAAGCCATAATGCGAATATATGAAGGCATGTCTGTAAGCAAATTGTTTGTATAG
- the glmU gene encoding bifunctional UDP-N-acetylglucosamine diphosphorylase/glucosamine-1-phosphate N-acetyltransferase GlmU, giving the protein MDNFVTLILAAGLGKRMKSKHPKVIHKVCGRPMVEWVVKSAKEAGSQDVVVVLGHGANEVKNVLGDSVKYAYQEKQLGTGHAVMVSKDLLPDTGNIMILTGDTPLITSETLKKFYDFHLKEQNSITILSSFFDIPDGYGRIVRDSNGNVLKIVEDKDANDVEKGIHEINSGMYIFNSDYLRKSLQHIGNNNAQGEYYLTDAVEIVIRLGGKVGAYQASNEEIMGVNTRVQLKDAEKVMRKRINERLMLDGVTIIDPDSTYIGPDVMIGMDTIIYPGTMIEGKTTIGEDCEIGPNSYIIDSEIGNGCKIVFSMITESKLHNNIKLGPFAQIRPESVIHDNAKLGNFIEIKKSVIGEGTKVPHLTYIGDAEVGKRVNMGCGSIVVNYDGKNKHKTIIGDDVFVGCNVNLVSPLKVNDNAFIAAGSTITDEVPEGALAIARCRQTNKEGWVEERRKKGGL; this is encoded by the coding sequence ATGGATAATTTTGTTACGCTAATACTTGCTGCAGGACTTGGAAAGAGGATGAAATCAAAGCATCCAAAAGTGATTCACAAAGTTTGTGGAAGGCCTATGGTTGAATGGGTTGTAAAGAGTGCCAAAGAAGCTGGTTCACAGGACGTAGTCGTTGTTTTAGGACACGGTGCTAATGAGGTAAAGAATGTATTGGGTGACAGCGTTAAATATGCGTATCAAGAAAAACAGCTTGGTACTGGACATGCTGTCATGGTTTCGAAGGACTTATTGCCTGATACGGGCAACATAATGATCTTAACTGGTGATACACCGCTTATAACGTCTGAGACATTGAAGAAATTCTATGACTTCCATTTAAAAGAGCAAAACTCTATCACAATATTATCTTCTTTTTTTGATATTCCAGATGGATATGGAAGAATTGTAAGGGACTCAAATGGCAATGTTTTAAAAATTGTTGAGGACAAAGATGCCAACGATGTGGAAAAAGGTATCCATGAGATAAATTCCGGAATGTACATTTTTAATTCTGACTATTTAAGGAAATCGCTTCAACATATAGGCAACAACAATGCACAAGGGGAATATTATCTGACGGATGCCGTAGAGATAGTGATAAGGTTAGGCGGAAAAGTCGGAGCATATCAAGCTTCAAATGAGGAGATAATGGGAGTCAATACGAGAGTACAGCTAAAAGATGCGGAGAAAGTCATGAGAAAAAGGATAAATGAAAGGCTTATGTTAGACGGAGTTACCATAATCGATCCTGATAGCACTTACATTGGCCCTGATGTCATGATAGGAATGGACACGATTATATATCCCGGCACTATGATAGAAGGCAAGACTACGATTGGAGAAGACTGTGAAATAGGACCTAATTCCTACATCATCGATTCGGAAATAGGAAATGGCTGCAAAATAGTATTTTCTATGATCACTGAGTCGAAGCTTCACAACAATATAAAATTAGGACCGTTTGCCCAAATAAGGCCTGAAAGCGTAATACATGACAATGCTAAGCTTGGCAATTTCATAGAGATAAAGAAGTCTGTCATAGGTGAAGGGACAAAAGTGCCTCATTTGACTTATATAGGCGATGCAGAAGTCGGAAAACGCGTTAACATGGGCTGTGGTTCTATAGTCGTCAATTACGATGGCAAGAACAAGCACAAGACCATCATAGGCGATGATGTTTTTGTTGGATGCAATGTAAACTTGGTATCGCCTCTTAAAGTCAACGATAATGCTTTTATAGCTGCAGGCTCAACCATAACAGACGAAGTGCCGGAAGGGGCATTGGCGATAGCAAGATGTCGCCAGACGAATAAAGAAGGATGGGTAGAAGAAAGAAGAAAAAAAGGAGGACTATAG
- the spoVG gene encoding septation regulator SpoVG — MEITDVRVRKINEEGKMRAVVSVTFDNEFVVHDIKVIEGQNGLFIAMPSRKTPEGEFKDIAHPINSETRAKIQSAILSEYEKAKEQDKPQGQE, encoded by the coding sequence ATGGAAATTACAGACGTTAGGGTGAGAAAAATAAACGAGGAAGGCAAAATGAGAGCTGTGGTTTCTGTAACCTTCGATAATGAATTTGTTGTTCATGATATAAAGGTTATTGAGGGACAGAATGGTTTGTTTATAGCTATGCCTAGCCGCAAGACACCCGAAGGAGAGTTTAAAGATATTGCACATCCAATAAATTCAGAGACAAGAGCAAAGATTCAATCTGCTATACTTAGCGAATACGAAAAAGCTAAAGAGCAGGACAAGCCGCAAGGACAGGAATAA
- the murC gene encoding UDP-N-acetylmuramate--L-alanine ligase encodes MTIDIENFKRVHFIGIGGISMSGLAHIMLNSGHIVTGSDIKDSHIIKKLRNEGAIINIPHSASNVDGADLVVYTAAVKEDNPEMIRSRQLNIPTIDRATLLGEIMKKYKYGVGVAGSHGKTTTTSLISVLLEEMNYDPTVLVGGEVDIIGGNVRVGNSEYFITEACEYTDSFLKFYPYIAVILNVDSDHLDYFKNIDNIKQSFTQFANLVPNDGFVVACGDDPNTMSVLKDVNRNIITFGIDSNCTWNAKNIKFDEKGFPSFDVYYNGTFVERFELSIVGKHNILNALATLSVCHLLGVDIKKCPDVIKKFKGTHRRFEFKGTIDGAIVIDDYAHHPTEIKATLSSALNYPHNRIICVFQPHTYTRTYSLLNDFAASFDDADITIITDIYAAREKDTGIVRAEDLVNLIKNRGNEVYYIKDFTDIVDYLKNTIKSGDLVITIGAGDVYKVGNMLLSFNKKAAIGA; translated from the coding sequence ATGACAATAGACATCGAAAATTTTAAAAGAGTTCATTTTATAGGAATTGGTGGCATAAGCATGAGCGGCCTTGCACATATAATGCTAAACTCTGGACACATTGTAACAGGGTCAGACATAAAGGATTCTCATATAATAAAAAAATTAAGAAATGAAGGTGCAATAATTAATATCCCCCATAGCGCTTCAAATGTGGACGGAGCAGACTTAGTCGTATACACAGCGGCAGTAAAGGAAGACAATCCCGAAATGATAAGATCGCGGCAGCTTAACATACCCACAATAGATAGAGCGACGCTTTTAGGCGAAATAATGAAAAAATACAAGTACGGAGTCGGAGTCGCTGGAAGTCACGGAAAAACCACCACAACGTCGCTTATATCTGTTTTGCTAGAAGAAATGAATTACGATCCGACAGTATTAGTTGGCGGAGAAGTTGACATAATCGGCGGAAATGTAAGAGTAGGCAATTCAGAATACTTTATAACAGAAGCATGTGAGTACACAGACAGTTTTTTAAAGTTTTATCCGTACATTGCAGTCATTTTAAACGTTGATTCAGACCACCTTGATTACTTTAAAAACATCGACAACATAAAGCAGTCATTTACACAGTTTGCAAACCTCGTTCCAAATGACGGATTTGTAGTCGCATGTGGCGATGATCCTAATACAATGAGTGTGCTTAAAGATGTAAACCGCAATATCATCACGTTTGGAATCGACAGCAACTGTACATGGAACGCCAAAAACATAAAATTTGACGAAAAAGGATTTCCTTCATTTGATGTGTACTACAATGGTACATTTGTGGAACGTTTTGAGCTGTCCATTGTAGGGAAACACAACATATTAAACGCATTGGCAACACTATCAGTATGTCACCTTTTAGGCGTGGATATAAAAAAATGTCCGGATGTCATTAAGAAGTTTAAGGGCACCCACAGAAGGTTTGAATTCAAAGGCACAATCGACGGCGCAATCGTAATCGACGACTATGCACATCATCCGACAGAAATCAAAGCTACATTGTCTTCCGCATTAAATTACCCTCATAATAGAATAATATGCGTATTTCAACCTCATACATATACGAGGACTTATTCGCTTTTGAATGACTTCGCTGCTTCTTTTGACGATGCCGATATTACGATAATAACAGATATATACGCTGCAAGGGAAAAAGACACAGGTATCGTACGGGCGGAAGATCTGGTTAATCTCATAAAAAATAGAGGAAATGAGGTATACTACATAAAAGATTTCACCGACATAGTAGATTACCTCAAAAACACTATAAAAAGTGGCGATCTTGTGATAACAATAGGTGCAGGCGATGTGTACAAGGTAGGAAACATGCTTTTAAGCTTCAACAAAAAAGCAGCAATAGGCGCATAA
- a CDS encoding LacI family DNA-binding transcriptional regulator, translating to MNVTIKDVAQRAHVAPSTVSRVIADNPRISKETKERVFKAMEELGYYPNAIARSLASKMTYTIGLIMPRSAEDAFSNPFFPEVMRGISVVAHNEKYDLLISTSGNEEEEKQAVIDMVKGRRVDGIVLLCSRTTDELIPWLREEKFPFTVIGKPLDSKGVCWVDNDNIGASRLATNYLIKHGHREIAFISGSLEFVVSLDRLDGYKLALEENNIPFDKELVAQDEFSEDGGYNAMMRILKQKKPTAVVVTDDIMSFGVIRAAIDYGLKVPQDVSLIGFNNIPLSAYANPPLTTIDISTFDLGVKSAELLLKNIKNKDFVADHIIVPVKLIERKSCIKR from the coding sequence ATGAATGTAACTATAAAAGATGTTGCACAAAGAGCACATGTTGCGCCTTCGACTGTATCAAGGGTTATTGCGGATAATCCAAGGATAAGCAAAGAGACGAAAGAAAGAGTTTTTAAGGCGATGGAAGAGCTGGGTTATTACCCTAATGCTATTGCTAGAAGTTTAGCCAGCAAGATGACCTACACTATAGGGCTTATAATGCCTCGATCTGCAGAAGATGCGTTTTCCAACCCTTTCTTTCCTGAAGTCATGAGAGGCATAAGCGTGGTTGCTCATAACGAAAAGTACGATTTGCTTATATCGACATCAGGCAATGAAGAGGAAGAAAAACAGGCTGTCATAGATATGGTGAAAGGGAGAAGAGTTGATGGCATCGTTCTTCTCTGCTCAAGGACTACAGATGAGCTAATACCTTGGCTTAGAGAGGAGAAGTTTCCTTTTACTGTAATAGGAAAGCCTTTAGATTCGAAAGGTGTATGCTGGGTAGATAACGACAATATTGGAGCATCAAGGCTTGCTACAAATTACCTTATAAAACATGGCCACAGAGAGATAGCATTTATAAGTGGTTCACTGGAGTTTGTAGTGAGTCTTGACAGACTTGATGGTTATAAGTTGGCATTAGAGGAGAATAATATTCCGTTTGACAAAGAATTGGTTGCACAAGATGAATTTTCAGAAGATGGCGGTTACAATGCCATGATGAGGATATTGAAGCAGAAAAAGCCTACCGCGGTTGTTGTGACGGATGATATAATGTCTTTTGGTGTCATAAGGGCAGCGATAGATTATGGATTGAAGGTGCCGCAAGATGTATCCCTTATCGGGTTTAACAATATTCCTCTTTCTGCTTATGCAAATCCGCCCCTTACAACGATAGACATTTCTACTTTTGATTTAGGCGTGAAATCTGCAGAATTGCTGCTTAAAAACATTAAGAATAAAGACTTTGTTGCAGATCACATAATTGTACCGGTAAAATTGATCGAAAGAAAGTCATGTATAAAAAGATAA
- a CDS encoding CPBP family intramembrane glutamic endopeptidase has translation MRPSEKDANKIYLLILILFVFVGSYVQRKSLYLGLVITEFVIVLLPVVLFLIFKRYDVKYVLRLNKLNLNHVFLIIAIMICGMFVSSFFSILTNFILSKFGKIPIPPINAASDIVGLIKQILIISGTAALCEEILTRGLILRSYEMRGSTKAVVISGIMFAALHLNVQNFLSVVFLGCLLGFLVQRTDSIYASMLGHFTNNTMVLVLQYASNKVSSTAGFKPGTLVKMNIPFLSVVVYGFIAIAAGTILYMLLEKLVKTTNPYIIHSTTTLKDDLKILLQWPLLLSGLIFLAMIGLELLGISGSQYYGRIVKFIY, from the coding sequence ATGAGGCCGTCTGAAAAAGATGCTAATAAAATCTATCTGCTTATACTGATCCTATTTGTTTTTGTAGGTTCATACGTTCAGAGAAAATCATTGTATTTAGGGCTTGTTATTACAGAGTTTGTTATCGTTCTACTGCCTGTTGTACTTTTTTTGATTTTTAAAAGGTACGACGTAAAATACGTATTAAGGCTAAATAAACTTAACTTAAATCATGTGTTTTTAATAATAGCTATAATGATATGCGGTATGTTTGTATCCAGCTTTTTTAGCATCTTGACAAATTTCATACTAAGTAAATTCGGTAAAATACCCATACCGCCTATAAATGCTGCCAGCGATATTGTGGGATTGATAAAACAGATATTGATAATTTCAGGGACTGCAGCTTTATGCGAGGAGATACTTACGAGAGGGCTTATTTTGAGAAGCTATGAGATGAGAGGCTCTACAAAGGCTGTCGTCATATCAGGCATAATGTTTGCCGCATTGCATCTTAATGTGCAGAATTTTTTAAGTGTAGTCTTTTTAGGGTGTTTATTAGGGTTTCTTGTGCAAAGGACTGATTCAATTTACGCATCGATGTTGGGGCATTTTACAAACAATACTATGGTTCTGGTATTGCAATATGCATCAAATAAAGTTTCAAGTACAGCGGGATTTAAGCCAGGAACATTGGTAAAAATGAATATTCCGTTTTTATCTGTGGTGGTGTATGGATTCATCGCTATAGCGGCAGGCACGATTCTTTACATGCTTCTTGAAAAACTCGTAAAAACTACAAATCCATACATTATTCACAGTACTACAACTTTAAAAGACGATTTAAAGATATTGCTTCAATGGCCTCTTTTATTATCTGGATTGATCTTTTTGGCCATGATAGGTTTGGAGCTATTGGGAATTTCGGGATCTCAGTATTATGGAAGAATTGTAAAGTTCATCTATTGA
- a CDS encoding Hsp20/alpha crystallin family protein — translation MSLIKWRGNDMWPDFNFDFNLPALSNIFARPRIDITESETEITATAELPGVDKKDIEISVHDDVLEIKGQTSKESERKNQSYYLNERYYGSFERRIGLPAEVDSERTTAKFENGILTIIMPKLHPDKPKGRKIDIQ, via the coding sequence ATGAGCTTGATAAAATGGCGCGGCAACGACATGTGGCCAGACTTTAATTTTGATTTTAACTTACCTGCACTATCAAATATATTTGCACGCCCCAGAATAGACATTACAGAATCCGAAACTGAAATTACAGCGACAGCCGAATTACCCGGCGTTGACAAAAAAGACATAGAAATAAGCGTTCACGATGATGTACTTGAGATAAAGGGGCAGACGTCAAAAGAATCCGAAAGAAAAAATCAAAGCTACTATTTAAACGAAAGGTATTATGGTTCATTTGAAAGAAGAATAGGGCTTCCTGCTGAAGTAGACTCAGAAAGGACGACTGCGAAATTTGAAAACGGCATATTGACCATCATAATGCCAAAATTGCATCCAGATAAGCCAAAAGGCAGAAAAATAGATATACAGTAA
- a CDS encoding polymer-forming cytoskeletal protein encodes MSSENLNDLIGSGVGDSAGGKYRNVIISGVMGVKGDVECTDFKCSGVSKVDGSIKAESILVSGVNNVNGDIKCKELSVEGSLNVAHGVNAEKVQIYGVLKVNDDVNSEIFVSRGGFTINGLLNAENIDIRLFVKCKVREIGGQSINVCKDNTNNIKFFEKILETFSMPQKLIVDTVEGDDIYIEYTNAKIVRGKNVKIGPGSNVDIVEYKDKFEKDDNANVKEFKKV; translated from the coding sequence ATGAGTAGTGAAAACTTAAATGATTTAATTGGCAGTGGCGTAGGCGACTCTGCTGGTGGCAAGTATCGAAATGTCATAATAAGTGGTGTTATGGGAGTAAAAGGCGATGTAGAATGCACAGATTTTAAATGCAGTGGTGTTTCAAAAGTAGATGGCAGTATAAAAGCAGAAAGCATCCTTGTAAGTGGGGTCAATAATGTAAATGGAGATATTAAGTGCAAAGAGTTATCTGTGGAAGGGTCGTTGAATGTTGCTCATGGTGTGAATGCTGAAAAAGTCCAGATATATGGTGTGCTTAAAGTAAATGATGACGTAAATTCAGAGATATTTGTCTCACGAGGAGGATTCACCATAAACGGACTTTTAAATGCGGAAAATATAGATATAAGACTATTTGTAAAATGTAAAGTGAGAGAAATCGGCGGCCAAAGTATTAATGTTTGCAAAGACAATACAAACAATATAAAATTCTTTGAAAAAATCCTTGAGACATTTTCTATGCCACAAAAATTGATCGTAGATACTGTCGAAGGTGATGATATTTATATAGAGTACACTAATGCAAAAATTGTGAGAGGCAAAAATGTTAAAATTGGTCCTGGTTCAAATGTTGACATTGTAGAATACAAGGATAAATTTGAAAAAGATGATAATGCAAATGTTAAGGAATTTAAAAAGGTTTAA